The Malassezia japonica chromosome 8, complete sequence genome includes a window with the following:
- the CCC2 gene encoding P-type Cu(+) transporter (COG:P; BUSCO:EOG092609YT; EggNog:ENOG503NYTM; TransMembrane:7 (i180-204o216-235i256-280o286-305i442-468o488-506i857-881o)): MGDVLSDDSAPPERASAQFKIGGMTCGACVASIETMLGQQDGIYSVSVALLAERAVVEYDASRFTPEKIVDEIDDIGFEAEVVHETDDEHVTLSVFGMTCASCTSSVEQGLLAAPGVLSASVSLALQQVQIHFDKSKTNVRQLVQEIEDIGFDALLADQRDTSQISSLTRVQEVREWRHAFFFSLSFAVPVFLLSMVFPHLGIARGLLHAQVLHGIYVQDLLCLVLTIPVQFGIGQRFFVPAYKAFKHSGATMDTLVILGTSASWVFSVVAMLVAFFCVGECHKPATFFDTSTMLITFVSLGRYLENLAKGRTSEALTRLMRLTPNKATIYMDDALTQTREIPAELLQVGDMVSVVPGEKIAADGVVHQGCSMVDESMITGEPVPVDKGPQSQVIGGTVNGSGSLDFCVTRAGKDTSLSQIVRLVQDAQVNKAPIQDSADRIAGMFVPCILLLSMVTFVAWFVVSYIFPAAWRPPLFERPGANKIMECFKLCISVIVVACPCALGLSTPTAMMVGTGVGASHGILIKGGSSLEAACSIAHVVFDKTGTLTRGQLRVQATHWAGSDDGAMRLDSPCVASVTQAEVLGMVGAAEQKSEHVLGRTLVHHAEQLVTALPTVSSFHALHGSGIEARIETRHGTHTVLVGNAAMVGGKAALRTTLLDTTGGVALLRFVDHHESDGCTIVYASVDGHLACAFALADTLKPEARQAVQMLQDMGILCSMMTGDTAGTAYAVADMVGILPDNVHAQLSPNGKMVLLERQRAAMHQKEREMDSSLLARLRAGLALFLPAPHNGLAMVGDGVNDSPALAYADVGMALCSGSDIAMDAASIVLMRDDLLDVPISLLLCRRIFLQIRLNFLWATMYNVVMVPLAMGCLLPWSIYLHPMMAGAAMACSSISV, translated from the exons ATGGGCGACGTGCTGTCTGACGactctgcgccgcccgagcgcgcctcggcgcagtTCAAGATCGGCGGCATgacgtgcggcgcgtgcgtcgcgagcaTCGAGACGATGCTCGGCCAGCAGGACGGCATTTATTCCGTGAGCGTCGCGTtgctggccgagcgcgccgtcgtggAGTACGATGCGTCGCGCTTTACGCCGGAAAAAATTGTCGACGAGATTGACGATATTGGCTTCGAGGCCGAAGTCGTGCATGAgacggacgacgagcacgtcACGCTGTCCGTCTTTGGCATGACATGTgcgtcgtgcacgtcgtccgTCGAGCAAGGACtgctcgctgcgccaggcgtcctctcggcgagcgtctcgcttgcgctgcagcaggtgcAGATCCACTTTGACAAGAGCAAGACAAATGTgcgccagctcgtgcaAGAGATCGAGGATATCGGAttcgatgcgctcctcgccgatcAGCGCGACACGTCGCAGATCAGCAGCCTGACGCGTGTTCAGGAAGTGCGCGAGTGGCGACACGCCTTCTTCTTCTCGCTGTCGTTTGCAGTACCGGTCTTTTTGCTGAGCATGGTATTTCCGCACCTCGGTATCGCGCGGGGGCTCTTGCACGCCCAGGTGCTGCACGGTATCTATGTCCAGGACCTCCTTTGTCTCGTCCTCACCATCCCCGTGCAGTTTGGGATTGGGCAGCGTTTCTTTGTGCCGGCGTACAAAGCGTTCAAGcacagcggcgcgacgatggATACCCTCGTGATCCTCggcacctcggcgtcgtgggTGTTTAGTGTGGTGGCGATGCTCGTCGCGTTCTTCTGCGTCGGCGAGTGCCACAAGCCCGCGACGTTCTTTGACACGTCGACGATGCTCATTACGTTTGTGTCGCTCGGGCGCTACCTCGAGAACCTCGCCAAGgggcgcacgagcgaggCCCTGACGCGCCTCATGCGCCTCACGCCGAACAAGGCGACCATCTACATGGACGACGCACTGACGCAGACCCGCGAGATTCCCGCCGAACTCCTCCAAGTCGGCGACATGGTGAGTGTCGTGCCTGGCGAAAAGATCGCCGCGgacggcgtcgtgcaccAGGGCTGCAGCATGGTCGACGAAAGCATGATTACTGGCGAGCCCGTGCCAGTCGACAAGGGGCCTCAAAGCCAAGTGATTGGCGGCACAGTCAacggcagcggctcgctcgACTTTTGCGTGACGCGCGCAGGCAAAGATACGAGCCTCAGCCAGATCGTGCGGCTCGTGCAGGACGCACAGGTGAACAAGGCGCCGATCCAGGACTCGGCAGACAGGATCGCAGGCATGTTTGTGCCGTGCATCCTCCTCTTGAGCATGGTCACGTTTGTCGCGTGGTTCGTCGTGTCGTACATCTTTCCCGCTGCATGGCGTCCGCCGCTGTTTGAGCGCCCGGGCGCGAACAAGATCATGGAGTGCTTCAAGCTGTGCATTAGCGTGATTGTCGTGGCGTGCCCGTGCGCGCTTGGGCTAAGCACACCGACAGCGATGATGgtcggcaccggcgtcggcgcgtcgcacggcATCCTCATCAAGGGCGGcagctcgctcgaggctgCGTGCAGCattgcgcacgtcgtctTTGACAAGACCGGCACGCTGACGCGCGGCCAGTTGCGTGTCCAAGCCACGCACTGggccggcagcgacgatGGAGCGATGCGTCTCGATTCGCCGTGCGTCGCTTCCGTGACCCAGGCCGAGGTCCTCGGCATGGTCGGTGCGGCGGAGCAAAAGAGCGAGCATGTCCtgggccgcacgctcgtgcaccacgccgagcagctcgtcacTGCGCTGCCTACTGTGTCCTCGTtccatgcgctgcacggcagcgggatcgaggcgcgcattgAAACACGCCACGGCACACACACTGTGCTTGTCGGAAACGCGGCCATGGTTGGCGGAAAAGCCGCACTACGTACCACCCTTCTTGATACCACtggcggcgtcgcgctgctgcgcttcGTCGATCACCACGAGTCGGACGGATGCACGATCGTCTATGCAAGCGTCGACGGCCACCTTGCGTGCGCgtttgcgctcgccgatACCCTCAAGCCGGAAGCGCGGCAGGCCGTGCAGATGCTGCAAGATATGGGCATTCTATGCTCGATGATGACGGGCGACACGGCAGGCACCGCGTACGCCGTCGCCGATATGGTGGGGATCCTCCCCGACAATGTGCATGCGCAGCTTAGTCCGAACGGCAAGATGGTCTTGCTGGAGCGCCAGCGTGCTGCGATGCACCAAAAAGAGCGCGAGATGGACTCGTCGCTCCTCGCTCGCCTGCGCGCGGGCCTCGCATTATTCCTGCCGGCGCCACACAACGGCCTCGCAATGGTGGGCGACGGGGTGAATGAttcgccggcgctcgcctATGCGGATGTCGGCATGGCGCTGTGCTCCGGCTCGGATATCGCGATGGACGCAGCGTCGATCGTGCTGATGCGCGATGATCTGCTCGACGTTCCCATCTCCCTACTCCTCTGCCGCCGCATCTTTTTGCAGATCCGCCTCAACTTTCTGTGGGCGACCATGTACAATGTGGTGATGGTGCCGCTAGCGATGGGATGCTTGTTGCCGTGGAGCATTTACCTGCATCCGATGATGGCCGGCGCTGCGATGGCATGCAGCAGCATCAGCGTC TAG